One Desulfovibrio fairfieldensis genomic window carries:
- a CDS encoding barstar family protein: MKMENLFYFVQHPKKLSYSSIAFCFIEKDVKTTDELFYALDNQFKFCVFGWNWDALKDALCGFDNEKKRNIVIMHEAINMNNSVLYNYLLCLMSAALVWKKHSNKHRFFPIFSVEDREKIMKILYTDEPQEWFKVFCENLGLKK, translated from the coding sequence ATGAAAATGGAGAATCTTTTTTATTTCGTACAACACCCCAAAAAATTATCATATTCATCAATTGCATTTTGTTTTATAGAAAAGGATGTAAAAACGACTGATGAGTTATTCTATGCGCTCGATAATCAATTTAAATTTTGTGTTTTTGGTTGGAATTGGGATGCTCTGAAAGATGCACTTTGTGGATTCGATAATGAAAAAAAAAGAAATATTGTTATAATGCATGAAGCTATAAATATGAACAATTCAGTACTTTATAACTATTTATTATGCCTCATGTCTGCAGCGTTAGTATGGAAAAAGCATTCCAATAAACATAGATTTTTCCCTATTTTTTCAGTTGAAGATAGAGAAAAAATTATGAAAATTCTTTATACTGATGAGCCACAAGAATGGTTTAAAGTTTTTTGTGAAAACCTCGGCTTAAAGAAATAA
- a CDS encoding ribonuclease domain-containing protein gives MKLPSTIDIQPTLDRIAKGIADPHNRDGSTFFNNKNQLPMHEDGYYMEYVIRTPGIEKVGPQRLVIGKNGETYYTPDHYLNFIKIK, from the coding sequence GTGAAACTCCCTTCGACAATTGATATTCAACCGACGCTTGATAGAATAGCAAAAGGGATAGCTGATCCACATAACCGTGATGGAAGTACATTTTTCAATAATAAAAATCAGCTTCCTATGCATGAAGATGGATACTATATGGAGTATGTTATTAGAACACCTGGGATTGAGAAAGTTGGTCCTCAAAGGCTTGTCATTGGGAAAAATGGAGAAACGTATTATACGCCGGATCATTATCTCAATTTTATAAAAATAAAGTGA
- a CDS encoding sensor histidine kinase, whose amino-acid sequence MRQGASIRQRMLAAFVLLALGMGLTLGLVGLFSYDRLGAYLVSWHARPVMEALIEAERRAWEAEDRGRRNLYYGEDLAAAMHWRFLVGKQIPPAWEELPDGLHFFKQMEEFVLLVRRNGVVYALSGRTGAFQALKARLGGLLLLCAAAGLAVAVLLAVLLSRRLTRPLSRLTGAVESRDPRDPAAVTPVPPDILGLEDEVGVLARALAAREADLQRFVRRESFFTGDVSHELRTPLTVMQGGLEILELRLAALSETSGNAELMAVVERLSRTTARMSATVRTLLLLARRPEDIERGPLDLSGQMRGLIRGGERGGLLRLAGPEANGPGKGGGERGAASLPVDGGPALLFADVADGVQAVGQKELAAIVFKNLLDNACRYTENGRVYLRLTPEMLEVRNSGRIPGDLDIFARGVRGPQANCAGDPARSGHERAAGSAGSGLGLSLALRACEHLGWRLERDRVAPREESVFRVFFPPLRAEEGDRE is encoded by the coding sequence GTGAGGCAGGGGGCCAGCATCCGCCAGCGCATGCTGGCGGCCTTTGTGCTGCTGGCGCTGGGCATGGGCCTGACCCTGGGCCTGGTGGGCCTGTTTTCCTATGACCGGCTGGGTGCGTATCTGGTGAGCTGGCATGCCCGGCCCGTCATGGAGGCGCTTATCGAAGCCGAACGGCGCGCCTGGGAAGCCGAGGACCGGGGCCGCCGCAATCTCTATTACGGCGAGGATCTGGCAGCGGCCATGCACTGGCGTTTTCTGGTGGGCAAGCAGATTCCCCCGGCCTGGGAGGAATTGCCCGACGGCCTGCATTTCTTCAAACAGATGGAGGAATTTGTTCTCCTGGTCCGGCGCAACGGCGTGGTCTACGCCCTGAGCGGCCGGACCGGCGCGTTCCAGGCCCTGAAGGCCCGTCTGGGCGGGCTGCTGCTGCTCTGCGCAGCCGCCGGGCTGGCCGTGGCCGTGCTGCTGGCCGTGCTGCTTTCCCGCAGGCTCACCCGTCCGCTCAGTCGCCTGACCGGCGCGGTGGAGAGCCGCGATCCTCGGGACCCCGCCGCGGTCACGCCCGTGCCGCCGGATATCCTGGGGCTGGAGGACGAGGTGGGCGTGCTGGCCCGCGCTCTGGCCGCGCGGGAGGCGGATTTACAGCGTTTCGTGCGGCGGGAGAGTTTTTTCACCGGCGACGTAAGCCATGAACTGCGCACGCCGCTCACGGTCATGCAGGGCGGTCTGGAAATTCTGGAACTGCGCCTGGCGGCTCTGTCCGAGACATCCGGCAACGCGGAACTCATGGCCGTGGTGGAGCGGCTTTCGCGCACCACGGCGCGCATGTCCGCCACGGTGCGCACGCTCTTGCTGCTGGCCCGGCGGCCCGAAGATATTGAACGCGGGCCCCTGGATCTCAGCGGGCAGATGCGGGGCCTGATCCGGGGGGGCGAGCGCGGCGGGCTGCTGCGTTTGGCCGGGCCGGAGGCGAACGGGCCGGGAAAAGGCGGGGGCGAGCGGGGTGCCGCGTCCCTGCCTGTGGACGGTGGTCCGGCGTTGCTTTTCGCGGATGTGGCGGACGGCGTCCAGGCCGTGGGCCAGAAGGAACTGGCGGCCATTGTGTTCAAGAATTTGCTGGACAATGCTTGTCGCTATACGGAAAATGGCCGCGTTTATCTGCGTTTGACGCCGGAAATGCTGGAGGTCCGCAACAGCGGGCGCATTCCCGGAGATCTGGATATTTTCGCGCGCGGCGTGCGCGGCCCGCAAGCGAACTGTGCCGGTGATCCGGCTCGGTCCGGGCACGAACGCGCCGCCGGTTCGGCGGGCAGCGGCCTAGGGCTCTCCCTGGCGTTGCGGGCCTGCGAGCATCTGGGCTGGCGGCTGGAACGGGACAGGGTCGCGCCAAGGGAAGAAAGCGTGTTTCGTGTGTTTTTTCCGCCGTTGCGCGCTGAAGAAGGAGACAGAGAGTGA
- a CDS encoding response regulator transcription factor encodes MPVSLLLIEDNEDILANLYAYLEPLGYELDCARHGRTGLSMALEGRFDCIVLDVMLPGLDGVSLCRNLREEHHSAVPVLMLTARDTVADRVRGLEAGADDYLVKPFALKELEARIRALLRRGRLNAVGGGPAAEAGVWTFADLSLNNAEHRAVRQGRELRLSPSGFRILAELIRAAPALVRRETLEHLLWGDEAPEGSALRTHIHELRRELDKPFAVPLLQTVPHVGYRLSLAGETQA; translated from the coding sequence ATGCCCGTCTCCCTTCTGCTCATTGAAGACAATGAGGACATCCTGGCCAATCTCTATGCCTACCTGGAACCCCTGGGCTATGAGCTGGATTGCGCCCGTCACGGCCGGACCGGCCTGAGCATGGCCCTGGAAGGGCGTTTTGACTGCATTGTGCTGGACGTCATGCTGCCCGGACTGGACGGCGTGAGCCTGTGCCGGAATCTGCGCGAGGAACACCATTCCGCTGTGCCCGTGCTGATGCTCACGGCCCGCGACACCGTGGCCGACCGGGTACGCGGCCTGGAGGCCGGGGCCGATGATTATCTGGTCAAGCCTTTTGCCCTCAAGGAACTTGAGGCCCGCATCCGGGCCCTGCTGCGGCGGGGCCGTCTGAACGCCGTGGGTGGCGGTCCGGCGGCGGAAGCGGGCGTCTGGACCTTTGCCGATCTCAGTCTGAACAATGCCGAGCACCGGGCCGTGCGCCAGGGCCGTGAACTGCGCCTGAGCCCTTCGGGCTTCCGCATCCTGGCCGAACTGATCCGCGCGGCCCCGGCGCTGGTCCGGCGCGAGACCCTGGAACACCTGCTCTGGGGCGACGAAGCGCCGGAAGGCAGCGCGTTGCGCACCCATATCCATGAGCTGCGGCGCGAGCTGGACAAGCCCTTTGCCGTGCCCCTGCTGCAAACCGTGCCGCATGTGGGCTACCGCCTGAGTCTCGCCGGGGAGACTCAGGCGTGA
- a CDS encoding NirD/YgiW/YdeI family stress tolerance protein, giving the protein MRYLLTFVMLAVLAVPAYAAFEGPNSGGQSMGGFQGPTGGVQADTVKKAQSSWDDAPVVLVGNIVERLAGSDDKYLFKDATGQIIVDIDHETFAGRTVTPQTKVRLSGKVDKDMMEPIKIDVKVLEILK; this is encoded by the coding sequence ATGCGTTATCTGCTTACTTTCGTCATGCTGGCCGTGCTGGCCGTCCCCGCTTATGCGGCATTTGAAGGTCCCAATTCCGGCGGCCAGAGCATGGGCGGCTTCCAGGGCCCCACCGGCGGCGTGCAGGCTGATACGGTGAAAAAGGCTCAAAGTTCCTGGGACGACGCGCCCGTGGTGCTTGTCGGCAACATTGTGGAGCGCCTGGCCGGCAGCGACGACAAATATCTGTTCAAGGACGCCACGGGCCAGATCATCGTGGATATCGACCACGAGACTTTCGCGGGCCGCACCGTGACCCCGCAGACCAAGGTGCGTCTTTCCGGCAAGGTGGACAAGGATATGATGGAACCCATCAAGATTGATGTGAAGGTTCTGGAAATCCTGAAGTAA
- a CDS encoding NirD/YgiW/YdeI family stress tolerance protein — MRVLALLLFFLCVAVPVRAAGFEGPGVSPTVTRAADVLDAQDDAPCVLEGHILEKIPFRKNRYLFGDGSGRVVVEIENDIFGHLTITPHDRVRLMGHVNWSRKRSNEVEVDALALID; from the coding sequence ATGCGTGTATTGGCATTGCTGCTTTTCTTCCTGTGCGTTGCCGTTCCTGTGCGCGCCGCCGGTTTTGAGGGGCCGGGCGTCTCGCCCACGGTGACCCGGGCCGCGGATGTGCTGGACGCCCAGGACGATGCCCCCTGCGTGCTGGAAGGGCATATTTTGGAAAAAATCCCCTTCCGCAAAAACAGGTACCTGTTCGGTGACGGAAGCGGCCGCGTGGTGGTGGAGATCGAGAATGACATTTTCGGCCACCTCACGATCACGCCGCACGACCGGGTGCGTCTTATGGGCCATGTGAATTGGAGCCGCAAGCGCTCCAATGAAGTGGAAGTGGACGCCCTGGCCCTCATCGACTAA
- a CDS encoding hemagglutinin repeat-containing protein, giving the protein MAGNPNFHGNRGAEARTILNEVTSANRSRIEGYIEVNGRAADVILANPNGVTVNGGGFINVPRATITTGKPEVDPGGALRGYEVRQGDIRIEGAGINADNTDAFTLLARTAHVEAQVRASSLAVVTGKNSVAADGTVTPLADPSPAPADPGNPAAEEKPEVGIDSSALGGMYANRITLIATEKGVGVNLEGTVQSADQMVITADGKLRLREAVSGGDAVLAGKGDIELTGAAVTAARDLTVTADNLRLEKGVFEPQYEARKAKKQAGSVTAGAASAPASGLTGPTPEPEPEKSSGLYAGGNLSIKANTLVLGEDAQAASGVDSSGGLTKDGNTTIAAGTVEAKRAKVLSGGSITIAAATANAASSTIAGRGDVVLSGGELALLNTLVQGGRVGLDLEHVKLTEKSKAEAVTDLAFRVAQAELNDASLSAGSDLLLDVGKALFDVQSSLSSGNDLTLRGTDVTLNGAFLAAGQDLEYSGESLSNMSGVLYAARDQRLYTSGLLLNDGGEIYAGRDILIADADGKGENAVRNLSGTISAGNELSISAKTVENKKREFEVAERGRHISYNEWYECNKPLLGHGCDRRQLWYYVNVYEDYILKDSPSAQMLAGGDILISADLLENHYSTIAAGNNLAVKATNVDNKDAVLQRTRTVRETMKGWDSDDDFTGEYFRSYNETYEEIGRSPVVLSAKSGLYMDVADTFNNYSDRQGISLPNGSSESAGYPFAGSPMFRPSTSPGHRYLIETNPMFTNMGLFYGSDYFLSRIGLDQDRQQVVLLGDAFYETRLVQQQILAATGQRFLNGYSSDADQMRGLMDAAAAQAQGLDLSVGVALTPTQVAALTQDIIWLEEEEHMGRKVLVPHLYLASATQQDIAPGGGVQAKNVYINAGKGILNEGRINGENVNLASVSIENTGGLLRGGSLNLTALNDIANNSGFIQGGDISLKAGGDIVSQTLTRPDAGNAAHQHVLAQGRIEATGTVTAVAGNDLAIRGSTLSAGGDVTLAAGRDMTVGTVTEEFHLDGGSRSWEHRVTHTGSTVAAGGNLNMTAGRDMTVAGSQVGAGGDAQLAAGGDLSVVAVQDTFSSFVKAESGKGGLFSSSSKSTYTQDYRTSKSSTVASGGNLSLLAGVTGLTPGASAASGAPASTGHASVVGSNLASGKDLTVAASGNVNVASAQNSSYFSHTKSTVGALGLSSSSKREEKSSVTQVGSTLSGENVKISAGNDITATASNIFASRNVQLNAEKGNILLDAAQNTQSSYYKSSSSRAGIFGGSSGISFASSKQKQKGDGVSKNIGSAIMAGEDITMSAQHDVTSVGSLISAGNNVQIQSGRDVNLLPGNDTSYAFESSKKSEVGIGAALSSSGASLSLGYQSTAKGSKQNAAQNAGSLVQAGNDISITAGRDINQIASHMEAARDVNLNTGRDWNMLAGQDSQSASAWRKDVQAGITLSLQQNVSSAVQAVADLPQAMGSGQGGLGYQGVTAASAGLKAVTSVYNSIFQVVSASLSVGGSTSRQKSSSSSSTASPSTLLAGRDLEAVSGRDITIEGGRVQAGHDMALGAGHDLNIVAATNTYDSKQSASSASGGVNVSVGFGSSGMAVSGSVSASASGSQGKSSGTSYTNALVAAGNHLETTSGRDTNIKGAQVQGNTVDMAVGRDLNVHSLQDTAQSSGNSWSLGGSIGFDATGLVPDKIMGIPVTGSNGSGLNIGGGTSSGSMAWVNGQTSITAKEDLDIYTEKNTDIKGAVIAADNGNLTLNTGSLTYSDIQDKNKQENISANIGLGGQLENASLSGDYGKTDQEQINRATVGQGTVIIRSDPAQGLEGLNRDIAKAQELTKNEKVSVTVYVDSTSIKELASGFAGTIEGVENLGENLQQIVREWKAITAALPENAKGLGQAGLDAMQAMLRSGASSEQVEQLMSDPEFQRLITGLGSVPPEGSNSVPGQVQKGENGVWTVNIPPSDASYLVRQMVQVYEYLETIPYKDTVSVALMGLQAICAGPISIIKNVVGGELMGAATQELASYLIVDKFHGGSQSAQRETTPEGLATEIKATQLFLDLGLGVGVGVLAGGIKSVGKTPSVAGTKISGINYVDPQTGVKLPSTIDIQPTLDRIAKGIADPHSNDGVTFFNNKSKLPVQGAGYYTEYVIRTPGVGNAGPQRLVLGKNGEVYYTPDHYINFIKVK; this is encoded by the coding sequence GTGGCGGGCAATCCCAACTTCCACGGCAACCGTGGGGCCGAGGCGCGCACCATCCTCAATGAGGTGACCAGCGCCAACCGCTCGCGCATTGAAGGCTATATCGAAGTCAACGGCCGGGCGGCGGACGTGATTCTGGCCAATCCCAACGGCGTGACGGTCAACGGCGGCGGCTTCATCAACGTGCCGCGCGCCACCATCACCACGGGCAAGCCGGAGGTGGACCCCGGCGGCGCGTTGCGCGGCTATGAGGTGCGCCAGGGCGACATCCGCATTGAAGGCGCGGGCATCAACGCCGACAACACGGACGCCTTTACCCTGCTGGCGCGCACGGCCCATGTGGAGGCCCAGGTGCGCGCCAGCAGCCTGGCCGTGGTCACGGGCAAAAACAGCGTGGCCGCCGACGGCACGGTGACGCCCCTGGCCGATCCCTCCCCTGCCCCGGCTGATCCCGGCAATCCCGCCGCCGAGGAAAAACCGGAAGTGGGCATTGACTCCTCGGCCCTGGGCGGTATGTACGCCAACCGCATCACCCTTATCGCCACGGAAAAGGGCGTGGGCGTGAACCTGGAAGGCACGGTGCAGAGCGCGGACCAGATGGTGATCACCGCCGACGGCAAGCTGCGCCTGCGCGAGGCCGTCTCGGGCGGCGACGCGGTGCTGGCCGGCAAGGGGGATATCGAACTGACCGGAGCCGCCGTCACGGCGGCGCGCGACCTGACGGTGACGGCTGACAACCTGCGTCTGGAAAAGGGCGTGTTTGAACCGCAATATGAAGCCCGCAAGGCCAAAAAACAGGCCGGAAGCGTAACCGCCGGTGCGGCTTCCGCACCGGCGTCGGGCCTGACAGGCCCGACGCCCGAGCCGGAACCGGAAAAATCCTCCGGACTTTATGCGGGCGGCAATCTGTCGATCAAAGCCAATACCCTGGTTCTCGGCGAAGACGCGCAGGCGGCGTCCGGGGTGGACAGTTCCGGCGGCCTGACAAAAGACGGCAACACAACTATCGCCGCCGGCACAGTGGAGGCAAAGCGGGCCAAAGTCCTGTCCGGCGGATCGATCACCATCGCGGCCGCCACGGCCAATGCCGCCTCTTCAACCATTGCGGGCCGGGGCGACGTCGTGCTCTCCGGCGGGGAGCTCGCCCTTCTGAACACCCTGGTACAGGGCGGACGCGTGGGGCTGGACCTGGAGCACGTGAAACTGACGGAAAAATCCAAGGCGGAAGCCGTCACGGATCTGGCCTTTCGGGTGGCCCAAGCGGAGCTGAACGACGCAAGCTTGAGCGCCGGTTCCGACTTGCTTCTGGATGTGGGAAAAGCCCTCTTTGACGTTCAAAGCAGCCTTTCTTCCGGCAATGACCTGACCCTGCGCGGCACGGATGTAACCCTGAACGGCGCGTTTCTGGCGGCCGGGCAGGACCTTGAATATTCCGGCGAAAGCCTGAGCAATATGAGCGGCGTCCTGTACGCGGCGCGGGACCAGCGCCTGTACACATCCGGCCTGCTGCTCAACGACGGCGGCGAAATTTACGCCGGGCGCGACATTCTGATCGCCGACGCCGACGGCAAGGGAGAGAACGCCGTGCGCAATCTCTCGGGCACGATCTCCGCCGGGAACGAGCTTTCCATCAGCGCAAAAACCGTGGAAAACAAAAAACGTGAATTTGAAGTGGCGGAACGAGGCAGGCACATTTCATACAACGAATGGTATGAATGCAACAAGCCGTTGCTCGGTCACGGTTGCGACAGAAGGCAACTGTGGTATTACGTCAACGTCTATGAAGACTACATCCTGAAGGATTCGCCGTCCGCCCAGATGCTTGCGGGCGGAGACATTCTCATCAGCGCGGACCTGCTTGAAAACCACTACAGCACCATTGCCGCCGGAAATAATCTCGCCGTCAAGGCGACCAACGTCGACAACAAGGACGCCGTGCTGCAACGGACGCGCACGGTCAGGGAAACCATGAAGGGCTGGGACTCCGATGATGACTTCACCGGCGAATATTTCCGGTCCTACAATGAAACCTACGAAGAGATCGGGCGTTCCCCCGTCGTGCTTTCCGCCAAGTCCGGGTTGTATATGGACGTTGCGGATACCTTCAACAATTACAGCGACCGCCAGGGCATTTCGCTGCCCAACGGCAGTTCGGAGAGCGCGGGCTATCCTTTTGCGGGCAGTCCCATGTTCCGCCCGTCCACGTCGCCGGGCCATCGTTACCTCATTGAAACCAACCCCATGTTCACGAATATGGGCCTTTTTTACGGTTCGGATTATTTCCTGAGCCGCATCGGCCTGGACCAGGACCGCCAGCAGGTGGTCCTGCTGGGCGACGCCTTTTATGAAACGCGTCTTGTGCAGCAGCAGATTCTGGCCGCCACGGGCCAGCGCTTCCTCAACGGCTACAGTTCGGACGCGGACCAGATGCGCGGGCTCATGGACGCGGCGGCGGCCCAGGCCCAGGGGCTTGATCTCAGCGTCGGCGTGGCCCTCACGCCGACCCAGGTGGCGGCCCTGACCCAGGACATCATCTGGCTGGAAGAAGAAGAGCACATGGGCCGGAAGGTGCTTGTGCCCCACCTCTACCTGGCCTCGGCCACCCAGCAGGACATCGCGCCCGGCGGCGGCGTGCAGGCCAAAAACGTCTACATCAATGCCGGTAAAGGCATTCTGAACGAAGGCCGCATCAACGGCGAAAATGTGAACCTGGCCTCGGTCAGTATCGAAAACACCGGCGGCCTGCTGCGCGGCGGCAGCCTGAACCTCACGGCCCTGAACGACATTGCCAACAACAGCGGCTTCATCCAGGGCGGGGACATCAGCCTGAAGGCCGGGGGCGACATTGTCTCGCAAACCCTGACCCGCCCCGACGCGGGCAATGCCGCCCACCAGCATGTGCTGGCCCAAGGCCGCATCGAGGCCACGGGCACTGTGACGGCCGTGGCGGGCAACGACCTGGCCATCCGGGGCTCCACGCTCAGCGCGGGCGGCGACGTGACCCTGGCCGCCGGGCGGGACATGACTGTGGGCACCGTCACCGAGGAATTTCACCTTGACGGCGGCTCGCGCAGTTGGGAGCACCGCGTCACCCACACCGGCTCCACTGTGGCGGCGGGCGGCAACCTGAACATGACCGCCGGGCGGGACATGACCGTGGCCGGTTCCCAGGTGGGCGCGGGCGGCGACGCCCAACTCGCGGCGGGCGGCGATCTGTCCGTGGTGGCCGTGCAGGATACGTTCAGCTCCTTTGTCAAGGCCGAGTCCGGCAAGGGCGGCCTGTTCTCCTCCAGCTCCAAGTCCACCTATACCCAGGACTACCGCACCTCCAAATCCTCCACAGTGGCCTCCGGCGGCAATCTCAGCCTGCTGGCCGGGGTCACCGGTTTGACGCCGGGCGCGTCCGCTGCCTCCGGCGCGCCCGCGTCAACCGGCCATGCCTCGGTGGTGGGCTCCAACCTGGCCAGCGGCAAGGACCTTACCGTGGCCGCCAGCGGCAACGTCAACGTGGCCTCGGCACAGAACAGTTCCTATTTCAGCCACACCAAGTCCACCGTGGGCGCGCTGGGCCTCAGTTCCTCTTCCAAAAGGGAGGAAAAATCCTCTGTTACCCAGGTCGGGTCCACCTTGAGCGGAGAAAATGTAAAAATTTCTGCCGGTAACGATATTACTGCCACAGCGAGCAATATTTTTGCCTCGCGGAATGTGCAACTGAACGCTGAAAAGGGGAATATCCTTCTTGATGCCGCGCAGAACACGCAATCGTCATACTATAAATCCAGCTCATCCCGGGCAGGGATTTTCGGCGGCAGCTCGGGAATTTCATTTGCCAGCAGCAAACAAAAGCAAAAAGGCGATGGCGTCAGTAAAAATATTGGTTCCGCCATTATGGCGGGAGAAGATATCACAATGTCGGCCCAACATGACGTTACCTCCGTGGGATCGTTGATTTCCGCCGGCAACAACGTCCAGATACAATCCGGGCGCGACGTCAACCTGCTTCCCGGCAATGATACGTCATATGCGTTTGAGTCCAGCAAAAAGAGTGAAGTCGGCATAGGCGCGGCGCTGAGTTCCAGCGGGGCCAGTCTCAGTCTCGGCTACCAGAGCACGGCCAAGGGCAGCAAACAGAACGCGGCCCAGAATGCGGGCAGCCTGGTACAGGCAGGCAACGATATCTCCATAACGGCCGGGCGCGACATCAACCAGATAGCGTCGCACATGGAAGCCGCACGTGATGTGAACCTGAACACCGGGCGCGACTGGAACATGCTTGCCGGTCAGGATTCCCAGAGCGCATCGGCCTGGCGGAAGGATGTGCAGGCCGGAATCACGCTTTCCTTGCAGCAGAATGTTTCTTCCGCCGTGCAGGCTGTGGCCGATCTGCCGCAAGCCATGGGAAGCGGTCAGGGCGGTCTGGGATATCAGGGCGTCACCGCCGCCAGCGCCGGGCTGAAAGCCGTCACCAGCGTCTATAATTCCATCTTTCAGGTGGTCAGCGCGTCATTGTCTGTCGGCGGTTCCACGTCCCGGCAAAAATCTTCCTCATCCTCAAGCACGGCTTCCCCCTCCACGCTGCTGGCCGGGCGCGACCTTGAGGCCGTCAGCGGGCGGGACATCACTATTGAAGGCGGCCGTGTGCAGGCCGGTCATGACATGGCCTTGGGGGCTGGCCATGACCTGAACATCGTCGCAGCCACCAATACCTACGACAGCAAGCAATCCGCCTCATCCGCCTCGGGCGGCGTGAACGTGAGCGTGGGCTTCGGCTCCAGCGGCATGGCCGTTTCCGGCAGCGTGTCCGCCTCCGCGTCCGGCAGCCAGGGCAAGAGCAGCGGCACAAGCTACACCAATGCCCTGGTAGCGGCGGGCAATCATCTGGAAACCACTTCCGGACGCGACACCAACATCAAGGGTGCGCAGGTGCAGGGCAACACGGTGGATATGGCTGTGGGCCGCGATCTGAATGTGCACAGTCTGCAAGACACGGCCCAGAGCTCCGGCAACTCCTGGTCCCTGGGCGGCAGCATCGGCTTTGACGCTACGGGTCTTGTACCCGACAAAATCATGGGAATACCGGTGACCGGAAGCAACGGCTCCGGATTGAACATCGGCGGCGGCACCAGCAGCGGTTCCATGGCCTGGGTCAACGGCCAGACCAGCATTACGGCCAAAGAAGACCTGGATATCTACACTGAAAAAAATACGGACATCAAGGGCGCGGTCATCGCGGCGGACAACGGCAATCTGACGTTGAACACCGGCAGCCTGACATATTCCGATATTCAGGATAAAAACAAGCAGGAAAATATCTCCGCCAATATCGGCCTCGGTGGCCAGTTGGAGAACGCTTCTCTTTCGGGAGACTACGGCAAAACGGATCAGGAGCAGATCAACCGCGCCACGGTGGGCCAAGGGACGGTGATTATCCGCTCTGATCCCGCCCAGGGATTGGAGGGCCTGAACAGAGATATCGCCAAGGCCCAGGAACTGACTAAAAACGAAAAAGTCAGCGTCACGGTCTATGTGGACAGCACGTCGATCAAAGAACTGGCGAGCGGCTTTGCAGGAACCATAGAAGGCGTCGAAAACTTGGGGGAAAACCTCCAGCAGATCGTCAGGGAATGGAAAGCCATTACCGCCGCCTTGCCCGAGAACGCCAAAGGCCTTGGTCAGGCGGGCCTGGATGCAATGCAGGCCATGCTCCGCAGCGGCGCGTCGTCCGAACAGGTAGAGCAGTTAATGAGTGACCCGGAGTTTCAAAGGCTTATCACGGGCCTCGGATCTGTACCCCCAGAAGGCTCTAATTCTGTTCCAGGACAGGTCCAGAAAGGAGAAAATGGAGTCTGGACGGTTAACATACCCCCCAGTGATGCGTCATATTTGGTTAGACAGATGGTGCAAGTTTACGAGTACTTAGAAACTATTCCATATAAAGATACAGTTTCCGTTGCCCTCATGGGGCTACAGGCGATATGCGCGGGCCCGATAAGCATCATCAAAAATGTGGTTGGTGGCGAGCTGATGGGGGCTGCGACCCAGGAACTGGCTTCATATCTTATAGTCGACAAGTTCCATGGCGGGTCGCAGAGCGCCCAAAGAGAAACAACCCCGGAAGGCTTGGCGACAGAGATCAAAGCCACGCAACTCTTTCTTGATCTCGGCCTCGGTGTCGGGGTAGGAGTTCTGGCCGGGGGGATTAAGTCTGTTGGCAAAACGCCATCAGTTGCGGGTACGAAAATTTCTGGCATCAATTATGTTGATCCTCAAACAGGTGTGAAACTCCCTTCGACAATTGATATTCAACCGACGCTTGATAGAATAGCAAAAGGGATAGCTGATCCACATAGCAATGATGGAGTCACTTTTTTCAATAACAAGTCTAAGCTCCCTGTGCAAGGTGCCGGATATTATACAGAATACGTCATAAGAACTCCTGGAGTTGGAAACGCTGGCCCTCAGAGACTTGTCCTTGGTAAAAATGGAGAAGTCTACTATACACCAGATCATTACATTAACTTCATTAAGGTAAAGTGA
- a CDS encoding NirD/YgiW/YdeI family stress tolerance protein, with amino-acid sequence MRYLLFLALAVMLAVPVYAAETAAPALPGGGFQGPGGTVSTDTVAKALVAPNKTPVVLTGHVVERVAGKDDKYLFQDESGKIMVEIDHKVFAGRDITPESNVRLFGKLKKYPKKPLRVDVKVLQLLQ; translated from the coding sequence ATGCGTTATTTACTTTTCCTGGCGCTGGCGGTCATGCTGGCGGTTCCCGTATACGCGGCTGAAACGGCGGCCCCGGCCCTGCCCGGCGGCGGCTTTCAGGGCCCCGGCGGGACCGTGAGCACAGACACTGTTGCCAAGGCCCTGGTTGCTCCCAACAAAACTCCGGTGGTGCTGACCGGACATGTTGTGGAACGCGTGGCCGGCAAGGACGACAAATACCTGTTTCAGGACGAAAGCGGCAAAATCATGGTGGAGATCGACCACAAGGTTTTCGCCGGGCGGGACATCACTCCCGAGAGCAACGTGCGTCTGTTCGGCAAGCTGAAGAAGTATCCTAAAAAGCCGCTGCGGGTGGACGTGAAGGTGCTGCAGCTGTTGCAGTAG